Genomic DNA from Halomonas sp. BDJS001:
TGCGCAATTGGCGCGCCCTTCTCGTCGGTATCGTGTCTGGATCTGTCGTGGGCCCAGTGCCTGGCGCTGGGGGCAGTATCGCCTCACTGGTGGCCTATGACCAAGCACGACGCTTTTCTAAAGCACCTGAAAAGTTTGGTAAGGGTCATGGTGCTGGCATTGTCTCTGTTGAGAGCGCGAACAATGCTTTGCTGGGTGGGGCGTTAATTCCTACGCTTGCGCTGGGCATCCCTGGCGAGGCCGCGACGGCTGTTCTATTGGGTGGTCTAATGATTCAAGGCGTTACGCCGGGACCGATGCTATTTGAAAGCCAGAGTGGCATTATTTACGGGATATTTTTAGCGTACTTAGTCGCTAACTTCTTCATGCTTATCATCATGTGTTTAGGTATAAAGTTGTTTGTTCGTGTACTGCTAGTGCCAAGAAAACAGTTGATATCGTCTATCATTGTTTTCTGTTTTATCGGTGTTTACGGAGTTGATGGGGATGTGTTTAACCTCTACATAATGCTGGCTTTTGGTTTGCTCGGCTATTTTCTCAACCGATATGGCTTTGGAACCGCTCCGGTAATACTGGGTTTAATTCTGGGGCCGATAGCGGAATCTAATCTGAGGCGGGGGCTGCAGACCTTCGGTGGTGATTGGACACCGTTTTTTACCCGGCCCATCAGCGTTACCTTTTTAGTTATTGCCTTAGGGTTACTGGCGCTGACACTGTGGCAGAACTACCGTACTCGACAGCAAAGCACGGCGTCTGGCGCTGCTTGAAGTCTATGACCGCCATTCGAGGCGGCTGGGGTGTTGAAGCCCACTCGCGGAGTGGGCTTTTTTAATGGTGGAGGTAAGTGATGGCTAACATCGATTTTGAGACGTTGCGCAGTACGATTGAAAAATCACT
This window encodes:
- a CDS encoding tripartite tricarboxylate transporter permease; amino-acid sequence: MLMGYMEGLGLVFQFGTLLAIAGGTFLGIIMGVLPGLTSAMAIALLLPVTFGMPPVMGIGMLLGTLCGAGASGSIPAILLNIPGTPSSVATTFDGFPMAQKGEAGRALGLAIVASFFGGVASMVVLSLLAPPIAEFALRFGAAEYFSLSIFGLVIIASVAGKSLLKGLIAGLIGFFCSTIGTDPIAGVDRFTFGQLSLLTGINLLPALIGLFAVSQVLKDAFEYDPSNKLQNSPHKIDIARPRFIETLRNWRALLVGIVSGSVVGPVPGAGGSIASLVAYDQARRFSKAPEKFGKGHGAGIVSVESANNALLGGALIPTLALGIPGEAATAVLLGGLMIQGVTPGPMLFESQSGIIYGIFLAYLVANFFMLIIMCLGIKLFVRVLLVPRKQLISSIIVFCFIGVYGVDGDVFNLYIMLAFGLLGYFLNRYGFGTAPVILGLILGPIAESNLRRGLQTFGGDWTPFFTRPISVTFLVIALGLLALTLWQNYRTRQQSTASGAA